The Agarilytica rhodophyticola genome has a window encoding:
- a CDS encoding cytochrome-c peroxidase — protein MMIKSILFLFLVIFVNASQANDIDRLKTQYQRPSTIPFPKDNPYSAEKAMLGKMLFFDPRLSKHQNLSCASCHNPSFGWEGALARSVGTMNTELGRHSPTSLNMAWGKTFFWDGRAKTLEEQALGPIQSDVEMGLELTELESRLKNIDGYNKLFSKVFNDGITSDNVAKAIATFERTVVSGVSPFDLWIEGDEGSISESAKKGFVIFNNKGRCASCHQGWNFTDNKFHDIGIDTEDEGRYLIDSSSEKNRYAFKTPGLRNIAQRSPYMHTGDIKTLQSVINHYIMGGEKRPSLSKDMQPIMLSNEEIEQLTDFLNTLQGDDRPMSLPILPL, from the coding sequence ATGATGATTAAAAGTATACTTTTTCTGTTTTTAGTCATCTTCGTTAATGCTTCTCAAGCAAATGACATAGATCGCCTAAAAACCCAATATCAGAGGCCATCAACAATTCCCTTCCCTAAGGATAATCCCTATAGCGCAGAAAAAGCTATGTTAGGAAAAATGCTGTTTTTTGATCCTCGCCTTAGTAAACATCAAAATTTAAGTTGTGCATCTTGTCATAATCCTTCTTTTGGCTGGGAAGGGGCTCTGGCTAGATCTGTTGGCACTATGAATACTGAACTGGGCCGCCATAGTCCGACATCACTTAATATGGCTTGGGGCAAGACTTTTTTTTGGGACGGTAGGGCTAAAACTTTAGAAGAGCAAGCATTAGGCCCGATACAAAGCGATGTCGAGATGGGACTAGAACTAACAGAGTTGGAGTCTCGTTTAAAAAATATAGATGGATATAACAAATTATTTAGTAAAGTCTTCAACGACGGAATCACCTCTGACAATGTTGCCAAAGCTATCGCCACTTTTGAAAGAACCGTTGTATCTGGCGTATCACCGTTTGACCTCTGGATTGAAGGTGATGAAGGGTCAATATCAGAAAGTGCTAAAAAAGGCTTTGTTATTTTTAATAACAAGGGGCGTTGTGCTAGTTGCCATCAAGGTTGGAATTTTACAGATAATAAATTTCACGATATAGGAATCGATACCGAAGATGAAGGAAGATATCTTATTGATTCATCATCTGAAAAAAACCGGTATGCATTTAAAACGCCAGGCTTAAGAAACATCGCTCAACGTTCACCGTATATGCATACCGGGGATATCAAAACCCTACAAAGTGTTATTAACCATTACATTATGGGCGGCGAAAAAAGGCCTTCTCTATCTAAAGATATGCAGCCCATTATGTTATCTAATGAAGAAATAGAACAACTGACTGATTTTCTAAATACACTCCAAGGGGATGATCGTCCCATGTCACTACCCATCTTGCCT
- a CDS encoding MutS-related protein, with amino-acid sequence MTLSTNNDVLLINAPFWLEKLASISHPSAARMADDLDANRPLGIGDADNPFWKGFKHSDGKKESNIDFLICVKKQHPEKIVIVQIGEFYETWGIDSVFLVEYCGLNRMGRRGVRAGTPLANIQKVLNDLTSVGFSVVICEQAEDLTKSGRKTRFIAEIVTPSSPIYTHGLAMDKARSDLLFPESPPEFGIVMDKRGITVVEINPDLRTVLTMEGLTKEAALARLSRYAGRFGHVFCHENVDQQFIIDGHLQHEHLIRIDVYLPKDFARRMEELIKIDLNLSADCSFTHVYPIHHNHELTPAPLYLSSAQQMGILRERGVPKLIEYMLPKGSPVTCSNLLKSFLLNPPPKSVAEDIRQALTTLTTIALAIPEFPVANPARYVKTLQKHEASPDILKDLFKVAESFLACYSSAETWSLTHILRVVAHNLNFGIDVKKLGYVSQLILDTLTTVLPEGDDHVYVPKHDLISKHLFEYIEYDFRGHVAKTSSEEIFECYQRVKRAALRYEKVLTEELIPLIEQREVTRKDNKKIKPWALSFDIHNKAIWMRGPLTQKEANIYNLHHPVDRYGKTVKDRWTSIRAEKYLQEYKLAAEQARLSIASLLTDISKKLAPHSLSIAHLATFSNLMRMLMLHSKACRPKGWSLAVNYDDSLPLHLEGFFPYWMGKHTAVKNSLKLDGMAVLTGHNMAGKSTTIRSAAVVTLLASSGFMFPAKRISFSKPIDGWYLRTGSYDDPAAGLSTFAVEMNDINIALRDASKNTLVLIDELGKGTETRSGHAIAGSILEHLQAKNVSGIFSTHWHELFVNPAVQLDAMQLIYMATDNNKPSYKIAAGRCLSSAAYQTASELGISEKIIARAQEIEAAYIATAYTSEYKTVTGKKDFRQDAIAEVNEPVEKYQIYSLSAARHLMSDITGEPLETVKTIAAKTYAPAVDSQFSTLYILRTSLGFYYVGETDNINARIEAHRKVELKKDCEFIYVAIPLGKSAARRLESTLIKALVGKGFPMLSVDDAKHQHFGSS; translated from the coding sequence ATGACACTTAGTACGAATAATGATGTTTTGTTGATTAATGCGCCGTTTTGGTTAGAGAAATTGGCTTCTATCTCCCATCCTTCTGCCGCGCGCATGGCCGACGACCTGGATGCTAATAGACCTTTAGGTATTGGTGATGCAGATAACCCTTTCTGGAAGGGGTTCAAGCACAGTGACGGCAAGAAGGAATCGAATATCGATTTCCTGATCTGTGTGAAAAAGCAGCACCCGGAAAAAATTGTTATCGTACAAATCGGTGAGTTCTATGAAACCTGGGGCATCGATTCTGTATTCTTGGTGGAATATTGTGGCTTGAACCGTATGGGGCGCCGTGGTGTTCGCGCAGGTACTCCTCTGGCAAATATTCAAAAAGTGTTGAATGATCTCACTTCTGTTGGCTTCTCGGTAGTGATTTGTGAACAAGCTGAAGATTTAACAAAAAGCGGGCGTAAAACACGTTTTATCGCGGAAATTGTCACACCTTCTTCACCAATTTATACCCACGGCTTAGCTATGGACAAAGCTCGTAGTGATCTATTATTTCCCGAATCTCCACCTGAGTTCGGCATTGTAATGGACAAGCGTGGTATCACTGTAGTTGAGATTAATCCAGACTTGCGAACTGTGTTAACTATGGAGGGTTTAACCAAGGAAGCTGCTTTAGCTCGACTGTCTCGTTATGCCGGACGTTTTGGCCATGTATTCTGCCATGAAAATGTGGATCAACAGTTTATCATTGATGGCCATTTACAACATGAACACCTAATACGTATTGATGTCTACCTGCCCAAAGATTTTGCTCGTCGTATGGAGGAGTTAATTAAAATCGATTTGAATTTGTCTGCAGATTGCTCTTTTACTCATGTATATCCTATCCATCATAACCATGAGCTTACACCAGCGCCTTTATATCTTAGCAGTGCTCAACAAATGGGTATTTTACGCGAGCGAGGTGTCCCGAAGTTAATAGAATATATGTTGCCAAAAGGCAGCCCGGTGACCTGTAGTAATTTATTAAAAAGTTTTTTATTAAATCCACCACCAAAATCTGTTGCAGAAGATATAAGGCAAGCTTTAACAACACTGACCACGATAGCACTTGCAATTCCCGAATTTCCGGTTGCCAATCCAGCACGCTACGTTAAAACTTTGCAGAAACATGAAGCAAGTCCTGATATTTTAAAAGACTTATTTAAAGTGGCCGAAAGTTTTTTAGCCTGTTATAGCTCAGCTGAGACTTGGTCTTTGACACATATTTTACGAGTGGTAGCGCACAACCTTAATTTTGGCATCGATGTGAAAAAGCTTGGTTATGTCAGTCAACTTATTCTGGATACCTTGACGACGGTGTTACCTGAAGGCGATGATCATGTTTATGTGCCGAAGCATGATTTGATCTCTAAACATTTATTTGAATATATTGAATATGACTTTCGAGGGCATGTTGCTAAAACTTCTTCGGAGGAAATTTTTGAATGTTATCAGCGTGTCAAGCGGGCAGCCCTGCGCTATGAAAAAGTACTGACTGAAGAGTTAATTCCATTAATTGAGCAGCGTGAAGTTACTCGCAAAGATAATAAAAAGATTAAGCCTTGGGCATTATCCTTTGATATTCATAACAAGGCGATTTGGATGCGAGGGCCACTTACCCAAAAAGAAGCTAATATCTATAATCTTCATCATCCGGTGGATCGTTATGGTAAAACCGTTAAAGATCGTTGGACAAGTATACGAGCTGAGAAGTATTTACAGGAGTATAAGCTCGCTGCGGAACAAGCTCGTCTCAGTATTGCCTCGTTGTTAACGGATATTTCTAAAAAGCTAGCGCCTCATAGTCTTTCCATTGCGCACTTGGCTACTTTTTCTAATTTAATGCGCATGTTAATGTTGCATAGCAAAGCATGCAGACCTAAGGGATGGAGTTTAGCTGTCAATTATGATGACTCACTGCCCTTGCATTTGGAAGGTTTTTTTCCTTATTGGATGGGCAAACATACTGCTGTTAAAAACTCTTTGAAACTAGACGGCATGGCGGTATTAACGGGCCATAATATGGCTGGAAAGTCTACCACTATTCGTTCTGCTGCTGTTGTCACCTTACTGGCTTCCTCTGGGTTTATGTTTCCGGCAAAACGTATTAGTTTTTCAAAGCCGATTGACGGTTGGTATCTGAGAACTGGAAGTTACGATGATCCTGCCGCGGGCTTATCTACTTTTGCGGTGGAGATGAATGACATTAATATTGCCCTGCGTGATGCATCGAAAAACACTTTAGTTTTAATTGATGAATTAGGTAAAGGTACTGAAACTCGCTCAGGTCACGCAATCGCTGGCAGTATACTTGAGCATTTACAGGCAAAAAATGTGTCTGGTATTTTCTCAACTCACTGGCATGAACTCTTTGTTAATCCTGCAGTACAGCTTGACGCTATGCAACTTATTTATATGGCAACGGATAATAACAAGCCCAGCTATAAAATAGCGGCCGGTAGATGTTTAAGTTCTGCCGCGTATCAAACTGCATCTGAGCTTGGCATTAGCGAAAAAATTATTGCGCGAGCGCAAGAAATTGAAGCCGCATATATTGCCACTGCATATACTAGCGAGTACAAAACAGTTACTGGAAAAAAAGATTTCCGGCAAGACGCAATAGCTGAGGTCAATGAACCAGTAGAAAAATATCAGATATATTCCTTATCTGCTGCCCGACATTTAATGAGTGATATCACCGGCGAACCTCTCGAAACAGTGAAAACTATCGCCGCTAAAACCTATGCTCCTGCTGTTGATAGCCAATTTAGTACACTTTATATTTTACGGACTTCTCTCGGTTTTTATTACGTAGGTGAAACAGATAATATTAACGCCCGCATTGAAGCACATAGGAAAGTTGAATTGAAAAAAGATTGTGAATTTATTTATGTGGCGATTCCTCTTGGAAAGAGCGCAGCTCGAAGGCTGGAATCTACTCTTATTAAAGCTCTGGTTGGCAAAGGATTCCCTATGCTATCTGTAGATGATGCTAAACATCAGCATTTTGGGTCTAGTTAG
- a CDS encoding alpha/beta hydrolase codes for MPNFKIDNKLTLDIIKAVEHKLPQFDSTSTVSFDDVDTDLDCYFQTYGFASMEAADKARYTLGFLKAVSHKVACHYWSVDQPKGTVFVAHGLFDHVGLYLDLIDLLVMDNYCVVAIDFPGHGLSEGEPAVIGSFTEYAVVIRDVLMALDSEISKPIYAIGQSTGSAALLNYVLAIEGEKFSKLILLAPLIQPRNWPMINIAYLILHKFVRFVGRSFTENSCRPGFCEFLKTHDPLQPRNISVEWIGAMRQWINRFDTFSTSKTETLIIQGDDDGTVGWEKNIPRIQLRFPFCQVKMLASAKHHLVNEGDEIRNPMFTKIIDFFNEA; via the coding sequence ATGCCAAATTTTAAAATTGATAACAAACTGACGTTGGATATTATCAAAGCTGTCGAGCACAAGCTCCCTCAGTTTGACTCTACTTCCACTGTATCATTTGATGATGTTGATACTGATCTAGACTGTTATTTTCAAACCTATGGCTTTGCTTCAATGGAGGCTGCTGATAAGGCCCGTTACACTCTTGGTTTTCTCAAGGCAGTCAGTCACAAGGTTGCTTGTCATTATTGGTCTGTTGATCAACCAAAAGGCACTGTATTTGTCGCTCATGGATTATTTGATCACGTAGGTTTATATCTTGATCTTATCGACTTGCTAGTTATGGATAATTATTGTGTGGTTGCTATTGATTTTCCAGGGCATGGCTTAAGTGAGGGCGAACCGGCAGTCATCGGGAGTTTTACTGAATATGCTGTTGTTATTAGAGATGTATTAATGGCTTTAGATAGTGAAATTAGTAAGCCTATTTATGCCATTGGTCAAAGCACGGGAAGCGCAGCACTGCTTAATTATGTATTGGCAATTGAGGGTGAGAAATTTTCTAAGTTAATTTTACTGGCACCACTGATTCAGCCGCGCAATTGGCCAATGATCAATATCGCCTATTTAATTTTGCATAAGTTTGTGCGCTTTGTCGGGCGAAGTTTTACCGAAAATTCGTGTCGTCCAGGGTTTTGTGAATTTCTTAAAACACACGATCCTTTGCAACCTCGCAATATTTCTGTGGAATGGATAGGTGCAATGAGGCAATGGATTAATCGTTTCGATACCTTCTCCACCTCCAAAACAGAAACCCTGATTATACAAGGGGATGATGATGGTACCGTCGGCTGGGAAAAAAACATCCCTCGTATCCAACTTAGGTTTCCTTTTTGCCAAGTGAAGATGCTCGCTTCAGCAAAACATCACCTTGTTAATGAAGGGGATGAGATACGAAATCCTATGTTTACTAAAATTATCGACTTCTTTAATGAGGCTTAA
- the serA gene encoding phosphoglycerate dehydrogenase produces MNLARTSLEKDKIKFVLLEGVHQSAVDSLTHAGYRNVDYVSTALTGDELKERIKDAHFVGIRSRTQLTSDVFEAANKLIAVGCFCIGTNQVDLKAAQEKGVVVFNAPFSNTRSVAELVIAQAILLLRDIPSKNAGCHRGEWKKSAQGSYEIRGKTLGLIGYGSIGSQISVLAESLGMTIIFYDVVTKLTMGNAIQCKSLNELLAKADIVSLHVPETPDTKNMISERELASMKQGAVLINASRGTVIDIDALAQALESGHLAGAAIDVFPKEPKSNNETFESPLKQFDNVILTPHIGGSTMEAQENIGYEVAEKLIKYSDNGTTLSSVNFPEVALPTHRNVHRLLHVHKNIPGVLTAINQILSENNINICGQYLQTNDKVGYVVIDIDSQYSETAQKHLKEVNGTIRCRVLY; encoded by the coding sequence ATGAACCTAGCAAGAACCTCACTTGAAAAGGATAAAATTAAGTTCGTACTACTCGAAGGCGTTCATCAGTCTGCGGTTGACAGTCTGACCCACGCGGGCTATCGCAATGTAGATTATGTGAGTACGGCACTGACGGGAGATGAGTTGAAAGAGCGGATTAAAGATGCCCACTTTGTTGGCATTCGCTCACGAACCCAACTTACGAGCGATGTATTTGAAGCCGCAAACAAGTTAATCGCGGTAGGATGTTTTTGTATCGGCACCAATCAGGTCGACCTGAAAGCAGCTCAGGAAAAAGGCGTAGTAGTTTTTAATGCACCTTTCTCTAATACACGAAGTGTGGCCGAACTTGTCATTGCACAGGCTATTTTATTGCTACGTGATATTCCTTCTAAAAACGCGGGGTGCCACAGAGGCGAATGGAAAAAATCAGCCCAAGGTTCTTATGAAATTCGCGGTAAAACCCTAGGCTTAATTGGCTACGGCTCTATCGGCAGCCAAATCAGTGTGCTAGCCGAAAGCTTAGGTATGACGATTATCTTCTACGACGTGGTAACCAAGCTCACCATGGGTAACGCGATACAGTGTAAGTCACTTAACGAATTGCTTGCCAAAGCTGACATTGTTAGCCTACATGTACCCGAAACGCCAGACACTAAAAATATGATCAGTGAACGAGAACTGGCGAGTATGAAACAAGGTGCTGTTCTCATTAATGCCTCGCGTGGCACCGTTATTGATATTGACGCTTTGGCACAAGCCCTTGAAAGCGGGCACCTCGCTGGCGCCGCCATCGATGTATTCCCAAAGGAACCAAAGAGCAATAATGAAACCTTTGAAAGTCCTCTTAAACAATTTGATAACGTTATTCTTACGCCTCATATCGGTGGTTCAACGATGGAAGCACAAGAGAACATCGGTTATGAAGTGGCTGAAAAACTTATTAAATATTCGGATAACGGTACTACCTTATCATCTGTGAACTTTCCTGAGGTAGCGTTACCAACTCACAGAAATGTGCATCGCCTACTTCATGTGCATAAAAATATTCCCGGTGTACTAACGGCTATAAACCAAATTTTATCAGAGAATAATATTAATATTTGTGGCCAGTATTTACAGACCAATGACAAAGTAGGTTATGTGGTTATCGATATCGACAGCCAGTACAGCGAAACGGCACAAAAGCATTTGAAGGAAGTAAATGGCACAATACGTTGTCGGGTGTTGTACTAG
- the rpiA gene encoding ribose-5-phosphate isomerase RpiA produces the protein MTQDELKRAVAAAAIEYVVPKLGPNDILGIGTGSTANFFIDLLAPYKEHFAGTVASSQASATRLTSHDIPVFDLNEMSSIAIYVDGADESNQQLHLIKGGGAALTREKIVAANAKEFVCIADESKWVETLGAFPLPVEIIPMARAYVSQQLQHLGGKPVYREGVVTDNHCHILDVHDLHIDDAITLEQQINHITGVVTNGLFAMRAADIMLLGTSKGVRSIVPTS, from the coding sequence ATGACACAGGATGAATTGAAACGCGCAGTCGCTGCAGCAGCCATTGAATATGTTGTCCCAAAACTGGGCCCAAACGATATCCTCGGTATCGGTACTGGCTCGACAGCCAATTTCTTTATTGACTTGCTGGCGCCATACAAAGAACATTTCGCAGGCACTGTCGCCAGCTCACAAGCGTCAGCAACGAGGCTTACTAGCCACGATATACCTGTATTTGACCTCAACGAGATGAGTTCTATTGCAATTTACGTAGACGGCGCGGACGAATCCAATCAGCAGCTGCATTTAATAAAAGGGGGCGGCGCAGCCCTAACACGAGAAAAAATTGTCGCAGCGAACGCCAAAGAGTTCGTTTGCATCGCCGATGAGAGCAAATGGGTAGAGACTTTGGGCGCCTTCCCACTGCCTGTCGAAATTATCCCAATGGCACGCGCTTACGTCAGTCAACAATTACAGCACTTAGGTGGTAAACCCGTATATCGCGAAGGTGTTGTCACAGACAATCATTGCCATATCCTAGATGTGCATGACTTGCATATAGATGATGCCATCACCCTTGAACAGCAAATAAATCATATAACCGGTGTGGTTACCAATGGACTATTTGCAATGCGCGCGGCTGACATCATGCTGCTGGGCACTAGCAAAGGCGTGCGCTCCATTGTTCCTACTTCATAG
- the ilvA gene encoding threonine ammonia-lyase, biosynthetic codes for MPQDYLKRILDARIYDLAVETPLDPMPLISSRIENQVLLKREDLQPVFSFKVRGAYNKLIHLSDEQKAIGVIAASAGNHAQGLALAAKHLNIKATIVMPQTTPAIKVDAVRRRGAEVVLMGDAFDEASAHARKLVIETGMVYIPPFDDPDVIAGQGTVAMELLRQHPADIDAVFIPVGGGGLCAGMVAYIKTVRPEIKVFAVEAEDSACLKAAMEAGERVTLPHVGIFADGVAVAQIGEETFRVMKDLIDGVVTANTDEMCAAIKDIFEDTRSIAEPAGALSLAGLKKYANQHNLQGKTLVAIDSGANTNFDRLRYISERTEIGEKREAVLAVTIPEVAGSYKRFCQVLGKRSITEFNYRYSNNKDAHIFVGIQVSPENGDREDIIHTLQEADYAVVDMTDNGMAKNHIRHMVGGHGVNVKDEIIYRFEFPERPGALLTFLTKLAGRWNISMFHYRNHGSAFGRVLVGMQVQQSEKLALEKLLDELHFNYWEETDNQAYQLFLE; via the coding sequence ATGCCCCAGGACTATTTGAAGCGCATTCTAGATGCGCGTATATATGATCTCGCCGTTGAAACACCTTTAGATCCAATGCCGCTAATTTCAAGTCGAATTGAAAACCAGGTATTGCTTAAGCGAGAAGACTTACAGCCCGTATTTTCTTTTAAAGTTCGCGGTGCCTACAACAAGCTCATTCATCTCAGCGATGAACAGAAAGCTATTGGTGTCATTGCGGCATCGGCTGGCAATCATGCGCAAGGTTTGGCCTTAGCAGCCAAACATCTCAATATTAAGGCAACTATCGTCATGCCACAGACGACGCCAGCGATTAAAGTGGATGCCGTGCGCCGCCGAGGAGCTGAGGTCGTGCTCATGGGGGATGCTTTTGACGAAGCTTCAGCCCACGCCCGCAAGCTGGTGATCGAAACCGGCATGGTCTATATCCCTCCTTTTGATGATCCCGATGTCATTGCAGGACAGGGCACTGTTGCTATGGAGCTTCTACGCCAACATCCTGCAGATATAGACGCAGTGTTTATTCCTGTTGGTGGTGGCGGTTTGTGTGCAGGTATGGTGGCCTATATTAAAACTGTGCGTCCCGAGATCAAAGTTTTCGCCGTGGAGGCGGAAGACTCTGCCTGTTTAAAGGCGGCAATGGAGGCTGGTGAGCGGGTGACATTGCCTCATGTGGGTATCTTTGCTGATGGTGTGGCAGTCGCTCAAATTGGCGAAGAAACATTTCGTGTGATGAAAGATCTCATCGATGGTGTGGTTACGGCCAATACCGATGAAATGTGTGCTGCCATTAAGGATATTTTTGAGGATACACGATCTATTGCCGAACCAGCGGGTGCTTTGTCTCTTGCCGGTTTAAAAAAATATGCCAACCAACACAATTTGCAAGGTAAGACTCTGGTGGCTATCGATAGTGGGGCAAACACCAACTTTGATCGTTTGCGCTATATATCTGAGCGCACTGAAATTGGTGAAAAGCGAGAAGCAGTACTTGCGGTAACCATCCCTGAAGTGGCGGGGAGTTATAAACGTTTTTGTCAGGTGTTGGGCAAACGTTCAATCACCGAATTTAATTATCGCTATAGTAACAATAAAGACGCCCATATTTTTGTAGGAATACAGGTGTCGCCTGAAAACGGTGATCGCGAAGATATTATTCATACATTGCAAGAAGCGGATTATGCCGTAGTGGACATGACAGACAACGGCATGGCAAAAAATCATATTCGTCATATGGTAGGCGGCCATGGTGTAAATGTAAAAGACGAAATTATTTACCGTTTCGAATTTCCAGAACGACCAGGTGCCTTGCTAACTTTCTTAACGAAACTAGCAGGACGTTGGAATATTTCTATGTTCCACTACCGCAATCACGGTTCCGCATTTGGCCGAGTTCTGGTGGGTATGCAAGTGCAACAAAGTGAAAAGTTGGCATTGGAAAAACTTCTTGATGAGTTGCATTTTAATTATTGGGAAGAAACAGACAACCAAGCTTATCAGTTATTTTTGGAATAA